Part of the Oreochromis aureus strain Israel breed Guangdong linkage group 20, ZZ_aureus, whole genome shotgun sequence genome, TCATCAGTGAGTTTTCCTtttctacaataaaacaaaattgcaAAAGAAGccaaatgtaacaaatataatactaatttgatgaattaaaatatatgcaaattaatactttatttcatggttcaggtttTTAAGGGGCTAAGCTTGGACGCTCATATTACAGAAGCGTGTTTTGACTAATTCTCAAAAACAGTTATGTAGTTATACAATTAGAGCTGCATATAACTCAGAGTAAACTACTTAACATAACTTTTAGCTTATCACAAAGGTGCAAACAGCCATTCTGATGTATATGCCATTCAgtttatacagtactgtgcaaaagtcttgagtcagtccaaTCGTTAACCTTTTTCAGAGGAATTGTTTCTTTGCCATTTGACTTATGAATCATGCAAGGCTCAAGGAATGAACTAGTGTTGAGTCTACACATAACAGCCcataataaataaagattttacTGTTACTAGCAGCAAAAGCGAATCGTTTCTTCGTATTTCTTTAGATCAATCcttgaacaataataataataatataatctaATGATAACAGTTTGATTGGCCTAAGATGGTGTTtgtgcaccaacaaggtgattcccaaagattTTTAGTAGAAAATGTAAGCATGTACAGTGCATagtgtgcttttaaaaaaattaagtgaACTGGAAATATGGAGTACAAAAGAAGAAGTAGCAGGCATGGAAAAACTATCTGCAaaagatgaacagtatctgaaattcatgtccttaagaaataggagaGAAATCCAACAAAGACCTGATACGGGACATGATGGATGGATCTggaccttcagttgatccatctgctgttcactgaagctgCTGTGAAGAAAACATTCTTAAGAATGGGAAATGTGAAGAAAGGTGCATTTTTAGTTCAAATCACTGTCAGTATTTTATGGGAAGGTCATTAGAAAACTACAAAAGTGAATGGTGCGTTTCAAAACGCATCAGAGTCTCTGTCATGGCTgaaaacaccactggctgaaatgagattgcatttcagccagtggtgttggggatcttgaaAACTGATCTAATTATGAACTCAGAAAAGTCACATTGTGATGCAGTACTATCTACAAAGCATCTCACTGGGAACAGCTTCATAACAACATTCCCCAAAACACcgtcagtgcagtaaaagcatacctggatataaaacacaataaaacgcTATTAGTCACAGGTTGGCCCGACAAATGTTGAACAGACCTCAACGtcagtgaagcagtgtgggatcgtcttgacagaacagaacaaaaggcagccaaaatTCAAATAAGAGCTTTGAGTGTCCTTCAAGAATACTGGACAACTAtttctgaagactacttaaagaaattaaagcaaaagcTTGCCTCAGAGACTTCAGGCTATGTTAAAGAATACACCGATAGCTACTTTATTGATCCTTACAAGGCAAATTGTTTTCTTAGAGCAACAGGATAAAGAATGAAAAATGGTGCAGTCTACAATTTGCCTTGCTGACATTGAAAAGCAGGTGATTTCTTCCAGACCACAAAGTTCCTCACCAGCTTCCTGCACTCAACTACTGCTTAGTACTCCCAACCACTGCACTGTCAATCTGAGATGTACAAAGCAAACAGGAATGGAGATAGCACCATCCCCAGCTTCTCATTTAGCAGAAATGGTTGGATGGTATTAAAGgcactgaaaaaattaaaaaaacatgagtTTCACAATGCCACCAGTACCATCCAGGTGAGGGTGAGCACACTGCAGCAGGTAGATTAGAGCATTACCCACACCAGCAAGAGAGTGTTAAGCAAACTAAGAAAACGGTCAAAAGTATGTTTCACCTGCAAGCTAAGAACCAGTCTCTCCAGCACCTTCATGACATGTGATGTCAAGGCAACTGGCATGAAATTATTAAGGACAGGCAAAGGCCTTAATGAGAATTGcagaaactctgtttttgctttacATGATGTACCTTGATTTGTTTGCAAGTTTCAGTAAAATCCTgcacatatttttctttttcttttcttttttcttttttttctttttttttcaagcaaaaTGCCAAGACATGAGTGAAAGCTcaatacttttgcacagtattgtatgACTCCATTAGAGGACCTGCTAGCTGTACAGTTCTTTGTTTGATTAATTGTCCTGAGAGTCACTCTGAGACAATATCCTAGACCAAGACCACAGTCATCAAAAACCTCACAAAGCTCCACCTCTCCACCAAATTTCATTAGATTTAACTTAGTACTTTAATCACGTAGCTCTGTCTCGACTCTTGGCTTAGCGAAGTACCCAAGAGGCACTGTAATTGTTAATTGTTTATGATTGGTGTTTGCTGTTCAGCTTTTTCTATTGTCTTATGTGTGAAGCTGAGGTGTGGTTGCTTGGCTATCTCACATCACAAAGAATACGTCTGATATTAATAATCCAAGTAAGCGGGTAAGTAAGCCAATATTTCCCACAATTTCTGCTGTAACTTAACACAGCAGAGGTAAAgggattttatttgtttacgAAAACATCTCAGTCTCCATTACACTTTATTACACGGGATAAAAGTCCAGTTTTATTACACAGGTGtgaataataaaatgtattaaatccATTTGTCTGGTTGAGTTGTGGGAATTGTACATGCTGCATTTCTGTCACATTGACACGGCTCCCTGGCACGGAACCATCTTTGCATTAATATATATAATGTCTTTTAAACTATAAAAGGTCATGAGGTCTGCCATGAAAACACTGATCGGTACCTGGATTTACTCACTGAACGGCTTTTATTTGGCTCCTCCTATTGAAGGGTGGTTTTATGGGCAGTGTTATTGCTACAAAGTAGCTTCAGTGACAGTTAGGAATATAAAAATGTACCTTTTAAGGGTTTCTTGACCTCATTGTAATTGTGTCCTTTCGTAGGTGTGTGGGCAACAACATCATATTGCTGACTAAGGCTTTCAGAAAAAAATTTATCATCCCAGACTTTGAAAAGTTTGTCCTCCAAATTGATACGTTGTACGACACTGCGCATCGGCAGGAGGGAGGACAGGTAAGTGCCAGACCAACACGCGTATTGATTTTAGCGTGTGCGTCATCATTTTTTAGCTCACTCAcatgtttcatgtctttatGCAGGTGGCTGACTACATTCCACAGCTGGCTAAGTTCAGCCCTGACCTGTGGGGTGTATCTCTGTGCACGATCGACGGACAGAGGTACAGTATCAGTTCCACTTTTTCTACATCTTTCCATTCTCTAAACCTCCACCGTGTGTACTGCCTCACTAACAcgcctccatttttattttattttttattttattttattttttctccattACATCCTCATGTCATGCAGACACTCTGTGGGTGACACCAAGGTTCCCTTCTGTCTGCAGTCATGTGTGAAGCCTCTGGAGTACGCCATCGCTGTGCACGAGTTTGGCAGTGAGCACGTTCACCAGTTTGTGGGCAAAGAGCCAAGTGGTCTCAAGTTCAACAAACTGTCACTAAATGAGGAAGGCAAGTGATTTGCGTAAAGAACCCCATTTAGGCTCTCTGCGGTAATAACATATGAGTCAGAGTTTACAAAAACATATGTCCCTCCATTTTTTCAAATGTCCAGACACTGCTGCACATATTGTTCTGTCCGACCCAGCGATCAGCACGTGCGTGGTCTCTGTGAGGACATTATGTGGATGGGAACATTACTACGCAATTTCAGAattgaaaacaaacagttaTGTGTGTATTTAGCTGCAGTTAGAGGGTTTGATGGTTATTCCCACCTATATCCAGTTAAGAACCACAGTTAACCTAATGTCCCAACAGAGTACCCAGAGACAACCCACACAggctgtggattttttttattttattttgcttatttttttttttccatcacatTAAAGGAATGCCAAAAACATCCTGGAAATATTCTCTGAATGCAGAgaatatttgcatttttaatgtttccATGTAATAttataaatgaacattttcaaagcattatatttattatgtatATTGCAGTCAGAAATGCATGTCTTTGTTAAACTTCTAACCTAGAAATATTCCTTGAACATCCAATCGGAAACATCATTAGAGCTTGTAGGTATAACATTTACAAATGTTGTATGAAATTTTCCTGCCAGCTGGGTTACAATTAAAGTACCTGCTCATCTCTAAAGCAAATTGGATTTTACTGCATGTCTTCAGTTCATTAGCCGTTGCTGCATCCTAAGCCCCCAAGATGAAATTTATTCTCCAGTCTCAGCAGTCTCGGTTTATTATTCTTGTGGTTAGGAGCAAATCAGTGATAACATGCTCTCATTTCTTGTGCAGATAAACCACACAACCCCATGGTGAATGCTGGAGCTATTGTCATCAGTtctttaattaaggtaaaatCTAAGCCCTGAATACATTGATGTGATAATAGATGCTTACTGAATGCACATGTCTCTGTTTAAGAATATGCACATAAAATAACGTTACCTAGTTGTCGGTCATTAAATGAGGTTGTTGGGGCAAAACAGAGGAGTCTCTCAGGAGGCAGCTGGTCATGACCAAAAATAGGCTTTCCATTTTTAAACCCAGTCCTTATTAAATGGTTTCCCTTGAATTAATACAGTGCAGCATAGTGTTCTGTAGCCTCTCCAGAGATTCACAGTTCAAAGGGGTAATCACTTGTTTAAAACTCTGTACAAAGCAGGAGTGAAATAGGTTTCGCAAAATATGTTTTCTATAATATGTGGTTTCGATTTGGTTTTAGCTGCCGGCTCAACACGAGCTGGAAGTTGCCAAAAGAATAACGCTCTTTCAAAAAATATACAAACTCTCTTGTTATTCCTGTAGCCAGTGCATGAGTAGGGACGAGCCCTGTATGGTTTGCAATCTTATGAAATTTGCAGTCATTATGAAACCTGATTTTGCCACAGTTTGCAATCTGTGTGTGGGCTAAGCAAGCAAATCTCTTTACTGGTACTTTGCACTGTAGAATATTCAATATAAAGACAATTGTGAGCTAAATGTTGCGAGCTAGTTTAGAGAATTGCTTTTTTCATGGGTATGAAGGGCTAAAGAAATACACAGCTGAAAGCCACAGATTGCTGCTTTCTTAAAGGTCAAACTATTGGTGATGTAATGTTATTTACAATGCAAAGTTCTAGAAAGCAACACTTTTATACCAACTAGGTTGAAATTTACTGAACAAACTCCCTCCTGATGGATAACGTCAGCAACAGCCATGACATACTTATCTATTGGCTGGAGATTATATCCCCCCCATAGTGACTGGACTTAGGTCGTTACCACCTGACTGACATCGCCTCACACTTATCTGTGATCTTTGCCTTTACTCCAAAACATACAGTCATATATGGTCATGGAGGCTTTGCTTGTGTTGGTTTTTGAAGTCTCACAGCTGACTCTTATCATATGTGGGCCAAGTGCAGCTGCAAGTGAGGGGAATCGGTCTGGGGCTGACAACAGGGCGTGTGCATGCTTGTGGCCAATTACAGCCCCCAGAACTGAAGGTGTGTTAGCCAGCCTCACAGTTCCATGTGTTTAGAGGGGGCAATACTTGTGTCAACATAGTTTATTCAGTGTATTTGCATATAGTTTATATTTACACTGAGGAGATTATAtacttaaaaagcatttattttggacacaaaaaaggaaattaaaggCTAAAAGTGCAAAGTATATAAAAGATGCAATATTTGTGCACATTCGGGAGTGCATAAATATTGCAAAGGTTTACATATCAAAGTTTAACATATCAAACATTTGTATGTTTTGGTCAAAAAGTAGTTTTCATTTTAGGTAGCACACCAGAGATAAATTCCCTTGAAAGACATAAAGCCTACTCTTTTAGTGGTCATGAGGTTTACCCCTCAGGTCTTTCCTTGAACTCAGTGATGTCTGCTATCATCCTTAACCTTTCTAGGTAAAGCTATTAAATATGAATGTAGCGCCATCCCCTTTTGGTACCTCTACAACACGGTAATGATCATCTGCTGGTCCATGAAATTCAAGCACAACCATAAGCAGGCCTCACGCCACAGCAAGCACATTGCCACGTGGGTTGGCACGCTCAAACACACCATGTGCACGTTAGATATTGACACACACCCAAGATCAAAAGTATGCTTCAGTGTCAAAGCACTCAAACACTGCCATCTGTAGGGACTTACTGACTCTATTGAGCTGGCAACAGAAAGTTATTTTTCCCTCTTCTCTCCTTACAGCCTCATTCAAATAAGGCTGAGAGGTTTGACTATGTaagtaaatgttattttttatttctagtCCCTTTTTGGTATTTGTTCTTCCTGCTCAATGGGCTCTAAAAATGATGTTACTGCAGGTGATGGAGTTCCTGAAAAGCATGGCTGGTACAGAGTATGTGGGCTTCAGCAATGCAACGTGAGTGGCCTGCTGCAAGAAATGTAAAAACTACTGTCATTTCGTGCCCTGAATGATGTTTTTTATATCGCTGTGTACCTGCAGTTTCCAGTCAGAGAGGGAGACTGGTGACAGGAATTTTGCCATTGGGTATTACCTCAAAGAGAAAAAGGTGCGTTtattatttttggtgttttgcaTACAATATTAATTACTTCTGGGGTTATTGAATTGAGgttttgaatttaattgaatgtATATGCTGACTCTAATCTTATTCCTTGCAGTGCTTTCCTGAAAATGCAGATATGATTGCAGCTCTTGACTTTTACTTTCAGGTGAGATTGTCCTTTAAAGTGGTTGTAATCAATATTTTAGGATGTGTATGCTAGCAGAGCGGCTCCCTGTCCTTGGTCCAACAGTTTGATCCAGATTAAACACAACTGGATGACAGCACCAGTCATGATGTCCACATAATGAATCTTTGTCTTTTTACCCCTTGTTCAAGTTTCCAGTTGTCCAATAATCTATGAAACTTTGCAGGTATTTAAATAAGTATCACTCCCACGAACCTCAGCTTTAATATTAATGTTCAGCTAATTAAGCAGTGTAATTAGAAACCTCTAGACTATCATAGGTCAATAATTTGCTGGACAGTGAAACTTCTTTTTCTAGGGCAAATCTACACTCTGCTACAGTTAACTGCCTCTGTTCATCACATCACAgtgaattttaaatcaaacaatcaatatGTGATTGAAGTACATACTTCCAGCTTTACTTAAAGGGGTTTTACAACAATTTTTCGTTAACGGTTAAGGTACTACAGACATTTTTATCAAAGCATGCTCTGTAGCATTGAGATGATTGACTTGGCTACTGAAGATTATCCCATTTCTTTACGTTAAGAAACATTTTGCTTGATTTTGTAGTATTTTTTGGGGGGTCATTATCGATTTGCTCTATGTAGTGCTGTCCtgcagttttgcagcatttggctgaatcagAGCGTAGCCCTCTACACTTTTGCAGAATTGTGCAGGCTtgagtgggtttttttgtggcaAAGTTTAGCCTTCCTGTTCTTGGGGTGTCTCTTGGTTATAGACCTTGATTATGATAGTATGATACTCCTACCTCCTGGAAAATGTTCTTCACTTGGTTAGATGTTGTTAAGCTGCTTTTCTATAATTCAGTTAGTTGTCAATATCATGTTTCGCCTCTCCGAAACGTGAAATGGGCatgcatgcagaagttgcagtacCAGCAGGGGgatataatatatttaaagccaagaagTCTGTAGTGAACAAAAAAACCTATAAAGTACATTTCAGGGTCCTTAATTGTCAGAATCCATTAAGCTGGTTCcttctttcttccttccttctgtCAGATTTCTTTTATTTGGCCACTCCTAAAGTTTTTGCCATCTCTGTGAGaggttaattttgttttttcaaccaAATGATGGCATGTCTGCAGCtctcatatttaaaataacagtaaaaagcCATGAAATACCCATTCAACACTTTGACTCAACTTTTCATTTGTCCTGAAGTAACAGGGAAACATACCTCACCCGGCCCTGAAACTTGTCAGTGAGTTGTTCAGTTGCTTTTAAGCTATTGAAAATCAGAGCCcgtgtattaaaaaaaatgtatttactaaAGAGTTATTGCAAAATTCTTGTAAAAATcattaaattaaagctgaagtTTGGTTTAAAATCCGCTGTGGTAGTacacagaggcaaaactacagaaattgtgtttttgacCAACAAATGATGGATCTAACTATACCTCCGAAGCATCAGCAAAACATTAGCATTtagctaaaaaataaaataaaacaacctCATCTCTTACCGTCGGTAGATTGGTTATAATAAGATCAAAGTTTCACGTGCACCATGAAAAGTCAATCATGGCGACCAGAATTAACACCTTAAATTTACATGATTTAGCTAACTGAGCTTTTTCTGTTATAGTTTACTGTCTCATCTCTTACCAGTCtttacacacaaatcttttCTGCACCAAGAAACTGACATAGTTGGCGACCAGCTGATCAAGAAAGTGAAGGGTTAAACACTAAAACTACTATAGAGAAAAATATTTCCCTCACAAATTTCCACATGGCCAAAAGAATCTGTAATGTAAGAATAATACAGTAAGAACAATATAGTCTGTGAATATttaatctatttttttcttaaactccAGCTGTGCTCCATAGAGGTAACCTGCGAGTCAGGAAGCGTCATGGCTGCCACGCTGGCAAATGGGGGTATTTGTCCAATCACAGGCGACCGCGTGCTGAGTGCTGAGGCAGTCCGCAACACCCTAAGTCTCATGCATTCGTGCGGCATGTATGACTTTTCTGGACAGTTTGCCTTCCATGTGAGTCACTGTACTGGAGGaagaaaatagatttttttgaaATCATAGAGCACTAATTATGAGATGTTTGCATCGAGATTTCAGATGTTTTGTTGGTTGTCCTTGTCTAGGTGGGCTTGCCGGCTAAATCTGGTGTTTCAGGTGCTGTACTGCTGGTGGTCCCCAATGTCATGGGTATGATGTGTTGGTCCCCACCATTAGATCGTCTTGGAAACAGTGTTCGTGGCATTCACTTCTGTCAGGTATGCTTCTTAAACATAATGACATGATTTTTTAAGtcttaaatatttacattttgtaaTAGAAGCTAAATGTTCAtgtcttgtttgtgtttttatgataaaaagTTAAAGATCAAATATACCACGTTATGTATGTGATATTAATTAATGTCTTTTATTTGTTGATTCATCAGGATCTCGTGTCTTACTTTAACTTCCACAATTATGACAACCTGAGGCATTTCACTAAGAAACACGACCCAAGAAGACgatcagatgatgatgatgatccagTGAGTTTAGTGCAACAAATGTAGCCAGTGCTTTCTTTTCAGGTGACTGACTAACTAAGGGCGTTTTCACACCGATAGTTTGCTTACTCTGGTCTGAGTCAGAGGACGGGTTTGTAAACTTTCCCATTTGGTTACTTCACAAAACTCACAGCAAACAAGCCAAATATGGACTTTCAGTCCTCTTATATTAGCCTAATGTATCTGTAGAAGGCgcaacaaaagtaaatacaggaaAGAGCTGACAAAAGTGGTTATCTGaccaaatataaataaagcatCACACATCATCACACATTTGGAAGCAGTCAGTCGCCTCcttctttgttgttttggtcTGCACTGTGTTCACATCTGCACAAACAAACCGCAccgaagagagagagagaaccagAGTTCAATGTAAGCAGTCTAAACAGCACAGGGGTGAAAACTCCCTGAATGACTAACAGTATACTGGAGCCCTGTTATGCTCATTATCAAGGTTCATATTTGGTCTCAAATAGAGTCCAAGGTTACAAGGATAAGGATAAATAGTCCTTATTTATCCACTCCCTTAAACAAACAGATTTATCTCCCTTACCCATCTCTTTAAacaagctttcttctgattggctgctctcaaaaacagaaggtttgaacagcaggatCTGATTGTTTAAAGGTGTTTAGAATGTACTCTGTTAAAGCTGTGGGGTTTCTAACTACAACTCACTGCATGAAATACTCATTTGTGTAAACACTTTATACCACACATAAGATGTGGTATTTGCATAATCACACTCTTTCTGTATCGTTTCGCATCCCCTACAAATTTTATTGCCGTTGGATATTTTCTAATGCAGCCTGTTCCGATGTCTTTACCTCATGTCTTTGGCAGCTCTAGGAGGTGACGTGGAGCATGATGTGTAATGATGTTAGCTGACAGAAAATTTGCATTCCTGCAAAATCTGCAAATTTTAATCAACATTTActattgttgtttatttattcattcatttatttattttacaatggACCGGTTTAAGTATTTAGCTGCCTGAGTTTTTTATTCCCAAATTCTgcagtttttctcctttctctatTATTGTTGCGACCTTGTACTCCTTTGATGAGTTGCATGATCTTGACTGTGACTGACTGACTGTAACTGTTTGTAACCATCTGCGTTTGATATGACATAATTAAGGACTCCCTTTCTTTGAGCCTAAAGGAGACAAAATGCGTCTGAAACTAAGATTTTAGAGCAATCTGAAGGCTGAGCTCTAACATTATACAGATTGCCTTAATATGTAATACTTTGGCCATGTTTAGTGTGAACATCCAAAACAAAGCAGATACAACTACTctcacagtgtttgttt contains:
- the LOC116310920 gene encoding glutaminase kidney isoform, mitochondrial-like is translated as MHCLKSLRTANPGILQLFKNAGISARVGADSMVLSRTQQPVLLPCWAAASPHTHRAYHHQQGPDVDQGHSKSRLMSSMEDLLFYTITDGKEMIPLSQFISALRKTGLLTSDPRLRDCVHQMRQSTHDSIGTVMMDKKLFRRCVGNNIILLTKAFRKKFIIPDFEKFVLQIDTLYDTAHRQEGGQVADYIPQLAKFSPDLWGVSLCTIDGQRHSVGDTKVPFCLQSCVKPLEYAIAVHEFGSEHVHQFVGKEPSGLKFNKLSLNEEDKPHNPMVNAGAIVISSLIKPHSNKAERFDYVMEFLKSMAGTEYVGFSNATFQSERETGDRNFAIGYYLKEKKCFPENADMIAALDFYFQLCSIEVTCESGSVMAATLANGGICPITGDRVLSAEAVRNTLSLMHSCGMYDFSGQFAFHVGLPAKSGVSGAVLLVVPNVMGMMCWSPPLDRLGNSVRGIHFCQDLVSYFNFHNYDNLRHFTKKHDPRRRSDDDDDPNKSVVNLMFAAYNGDVSALRRFALSAVNMEQRDYDSRTVLHIAAAEGQVEAVIFLTEICKVNPHMKDRWGNTPLDDAMQFGHEVVVSLLQEYQRVYDDIDSLSNTDEQKAAFDTLKSIV